In Camelus dromedarius isolate mCamDro1 chromosome 3, mCamDro1.pat, whole genome shotgun sequence, one DNA window encodes the following:
- the SOWAHA gene encoding ankyrin repeat domain-containing protein SOWAHA, which translates to MALAAAAAAAAAGVSQAAVLGFLQEHGGKVRNSELLSRFKPLLDAGDPRGRAARRDRFKQFVNDVAVVKELDGVKFVVLRKKPRPQDGPEHLPSCFPSIPGAPAPPSKITSVSQEETAASGAPSLASAQSGVESPEDPVLPSEWQDTPGALASELTQLTRELLLGPNEQSGPPSDQTSEGLSADMTPPSRVSTEAALPDTEPPDLEPGPEPTKGPPPPTPCAPPQKPCMLPVRCVPGPAALRIRAEEQGLRRQLSEEPSPRSSPLLLRRLSVEESGLGLSPGPGRSPHLRRLSRAGPRLLSPDTEEVPAALPPSAVPLEPAEHEWLVRAAGGRWTHQLHGLLLRDLGLAAKRDFMSGFTALHWAAKSGDLEMVQQLVEVARRGGARVDVNARSYGGYTPLHLAALHGHEDAAVLLVVRLGAQVHVRDHSGRRAYQYLPPGASYALRRLLGDPGLRGSTELDATGGGSGSLAARRPVQVAATILSSTTSAFLGVLADDLMLQDLARGMRKSGSFSKFLGASPMAPRKKTKIRSTLPVFSEISRRPNPGPLAGLVPSLPPAT; encoded by the coding sequence ATGGCGCTGGCCGCTGCCgcggccgccgcggccgccggggTGAGCCAGGCGGCGGTGCTGGGCTTCCTACAGGAGCACGGTGGCAAGGTGCGCAACTCCGAGCTGCTAAGCCGCTTTAAGCCGCTGCTGGATGCCGGCGACCCCCGCGGCCGCGCCGCCCGCAGAGACCGTTTCAAGCAGTTTGTCAACGACGTGGCCGTGGTGAAGGAGCTCGACGGCGTCAAGTTTGTGGTGCTGAGGAAGAAGCCGCGGCCCCAGGATGGACCAGAGCACCTGCCCTCCTGCTTCCCCAGCATCCCAGGGGCACCAGCCCCTCCGTCGAAGATCACTTCCGTCTCACAAGAGGAAACTGCTGCCTCTGGGGCTCCATCCTTGGCCTCAGCACAGAGTGGGGTGGAATCACCAGAGGATCCAGTCCTGCCGTCAGAGTGGCAGGATACCCCCGGAGCTCTGGCCTCTGAACTCACTCAGCTGACAAGGGAGCTATTGTTAGGCCCGAACGAGCAGTCAGGACCGCCCTCGGACCAGACCTCCGAGGGACTCTCTGCAGACATGACCCCACCGTCTAGGGTATCTACGGAGGCAGCCTTGCCCGACACGGAGCCGCCAGACCTGGAACCTGGGCCTGAGCCGACCAAAGGGCCGCCACCACCTACTCCGTGTGCGCCGCCGCAGAAGCCCTGCATGCTGCCGGTGCGCTGCGTCCCGGGCCCCGCCGCGCTCCGGATCCGGGCGGAGGAGCAGGGCTTGCGTCGGCAGCTGTCGGAAGAGCCCAGCCCTCGGAGCTCCCCGCTGCTGCTGCGGCGGCTCTCGGTAGAGGAGTCCGGCCTGGGCCTCAGCCCGGGTCCCGGCCGCTCCCCGCACCTGAGGCGTCTTTCGCGCGCCGGCCCGCGCCTGCTGAGCCCCGACACCGAGGAGGTACCCGCCGCACTGCCGCCGTCCGCCGTGCCCCTGGAGCCGGCCGAACACGAGTGGCTCGTGCGGGCGGCCGGGGGCCGCTGGACCCACCAGCTTCACGGACTGCTGCTGCGTGACCTCGGCCTGGCGGCCAAGCGCGACTTCATGTCTGGTTTCACCGCCCTGCATTGGGCAGCCAAGAGCGGCGACCTTGAGATGGTGCAGCAGCTGGTGGAGGTCGCGCGGCGTGGGGGCGCGCGGGTCGACGTGAACGCGCGCTCATACGGCGGTTACACGCCGCTACACCTGGCCGCCCTGCACGGCCACGAGGATGCCGCGGTGCTGCTGGTTGTCCGCTTGGGTGCGCAGGTTCACGTGCGTGACCACAGCGGGCGGCGAGCTTACCAGTATCTGCCGCCCGGCGCCTCTTACGCGCTTCGCCGCCTACTTGGCGACCCCGGCCTGCGAGGCTCTACCGAGCTCGATGCGACAGGTGGTGGTAGTGGCAGTCTTGCGGCCCGGCGCCCGGTGCAGGTGGCCGCCACCATCCTCAGTTCCACCACCAGCGCATTTCTGGGCGTCCTGGCCGACGACCTGATGCTCCAGGATCTGGCTCGAGGCATGAGGAAGTCGGGCTCCTTCAGCAAATTCTTGGGTGCCTCGCCAATGGCTCCTCGTAAAAAGACGAAGATCCGCAGTACTCTGCCAGTCTTTTCTGAAATCTCCCGTCGACCCAATCCGGGGCCCTTGGCTGGTCTAGTGCCCAGCCTACCACCTGCAACCTGA